One window from the genome of Nocardioides panaciterrulae encodes:
- a CDS encoding GNAT family N-acetyltransferase encodes MRPGPRPAVVAVGFDDLDARTAYDVWRLRQSVFVVEQECPYPDLDGRDVEPGTRHVLLSDETGALCGYARVLDDGDAWRIGRVLLAPALRGRGGSDPLMRAALAQCPDRDVVLDAQSPLAGWYASYGFVVAGPEFVEDGIPHVPMRLPRAR; translated from the coding sequence ATGAGGCCCGGCCCGCGGCCGGCGGTCGTCGCGGTCGGCTTCGACGACCTCGACGCGCGGACGGCGTACGACGTGTGGCGGCTGCGTCAGTCGGTGTTCGTCGTCGAGCAGGAGTGTCCCTACCCGGACCTCGACGGCCGCGACGTCGAGCCCGGCACCCGGCACGTGCTGCTCTCGGACGAGACCGGCGCCCTGTGCGGCTACGCCCGCGTGCTCGACGACGGTGACGCGTGGCGGATCGGCCGGGTGCTGCTCGCGCCGGCCCTGCGCGGGCGCGGGGGGTCCGACCCGCTGATGCGGGCGGCACTGGCCCAGTGCCCGGACCGGGACGTGGTGCTGGACGCGCAGTCACCGCTGGCCGGGTGGTACGCCTCGTACGGGTTCGTCGTGGCCGGGCCGGAGTTCGTCGAGGACGGGATCCCGCACGTCCCGATGCGGCTGCCCCGCGCCCGCTGA
- a CDS encoding FG-GAP repeat domain-containing protein, producing MRSPVVPVVLLAVLLSGCGTTALAGRDVPGRPAPSGATGADGGRHQPGWPPPAEMHTRTSPRAPHSNRAATYGLGDLDGDGRADLVEVRTDGRVTAELTWLGHRAARLPADPTLRLQALPDLDGDGRAEVLVASTAAGCCDAYRLPDTRSAVLAVVHGRLRPLRWADDGQVRLRFDQGRGDLYAGIRCGPDGLHLLEALDDGSAATLTDAVVSILAGVARHGPVTRRTVAAGRVRSETSTRCPGLDAQGWAA from the coding sequence ATGAGGTCGCCCGTCGTGCCCGTCGTGCTGCTGGCAGTGCTGCTCTCCGGCTGCGGCACGACGGCCCTGGCCGGCCGGGACGTTCCAGGTCGCCCGGCGCCCTCGGGCGCGACCGGCGCCGATGGTGGGCGGCACCAGCCCGGCTGGCCGCCGCCGGCCGAGATGCACACCCGGACCAGCCCCCGCGCCCCGCACAGCAACCGGGCGGCGACGTACGGCCTGGGCGACCTCGACGGTGACGGCCGTGCGGACCTGGTCGAGGTGCGCACCGACGGGCGGGTCACCGCCGAGCTGACGTGGCTCGGACACCGCGCCGCGCGGCTGCCGGCCGACCCCACGCTGCGGCTGCAGGCGCTGCCCGACCTCGACGGCGACGGCCGCGCCGAGGTGCTGGTCGCCTCGACGGCGGCCGGCTGCTGCGACGCCTACCGGCTGCCCGACACCCGCTCGGCGGTCCTCGCGGTCGTACACGGCCGGCTGCGGCCCCTGCGCTGGGCCGACGACGGCCAGGTGCGGCTGCGGTTCGACCAGGGGCGGGGCGACCTGTACGCCGGGATCCGGTGCGGGCCCGACGGGCTGCACCTGCTCGAGGCGCTCGATGACGGCAGCGCGGCCACGCTGACCGACGCGGTTGTCTCGATCCTCGCCGGCGTCGCCCGCCACGGCCCGGTGACCCGGCGGACCGTGGCGGCGGGCCGCGTCCGCTCGGAGACCAGCACCCGCTGCCCGGGGCTGGACGCTCAGGGCTGGGCGGCCTGA
- a CDS encoding putative protein N(5)-glutamine methyltransferase, with protein MTADAPPDRPPGDVPDGLVARLRAAGCVFAEDEAAVLVDSASSAAELERMTARRVAGAPLEVVVGWAELCGTRVGVAPGVFVPRQRTAMMARRAAGLVGRRGVLVDLCCGTGAIGAIVLARQPAAEVWAADLDPAAVACARRNLPPERVRQGDLYAALPDRLRGRVDVLACNAPYVPTDRIALMPPEAREHEHRVALDGGADGLEVQRRVVAGAPAWLAPGGTLLVESSVAQAPTSAALMTAAGLTASVEHDEEIGATLVLGRR; from the coding sequence GTGACCGCCGACGCACCGCCCGACCGGCCGCCCGGGGACGTCCCGGACGGGCTGGTGGCGCGGCTGCGCGCGGCCGGCTGCGTCTTCGCCGAGGACGAGGCCGCCGTGCTCGTGGACTCGGCCTCCTCGGCCGCCGAGCTGGAGCGGATGACCGCCCGGCGGGTGGCCGGGGCGCCGCTGGAGGTGGTCGTCGGCTGGGCCGAGCTCTGCGGCACCCGGGTCGGGGTGGCGCCCGGGGTGTTCGTGCCGCGGCAGCGCACCGCGATGATGGCGCGCCGGGCCGCCGGCCTGGTCGGGCGCCGCGGAGTGCTGGTCGACCTGTGCTGCGGCACCGGGGCCATCGGCGCGATCGTGCTCGCGCGGCAGCCGGCGGCCGAGGTGTGGGCCGCCGACCTCGACCCGGCGGCGGTCGCCTGCGCGCGCCGCAACCTGCCCCCGGAGCGGGTCCGGCAGGGCGACCTCTACGCCGCGCTGCCGGACCGGCTGCGCGGCCGCGTGGACGTGCTGGCCTGCAACGCGCCGTACGTGCCGACCGACCGGATCGCCCTGATGCCGCCGGAGGCGCGGGAGCACGAGCACCGGGTCGCCCTCGACGGCGGCGCCGACGGTCTCGAGGTGCAGCGGCGGGTGGTCGCCGGGGCGCCGGCCTGGCTGGCGCCGGGCGGCACCCTGCTGGTCGAGAGCAGCGTCGCCCAGGCCCCGACCAGCGCCGCCCTGATGACCGCGGCGGGGCTCACCGCCTCGGTGGAGCACGACGAGGAGATCGGCGCCACGCTGGTGCTCGGCCGGCGCTGA
- a CDS encoding M55 family metallopeptidase, whose protein sequence is MKVFISSDMEGTAGVVDWSQCQAGQPEYEYYRTLLQAEVNAAIEGAQEAGATEFLVNDSHSRMQNLRPDTLAGNARYLSGRHKPLYMMQGLDESFDAVFLVSYHGSMSTASPLSHTYNPRAIAEVRLGGTVVGESGINALVAQAYGVPVVLVTGDDVTAAEAEAVCPGIRTAVVKSAVSRFAAESLHPSVARELIRDRAREAIAGLADATPPRIALPAALAVRFRNADLAEMATWVDGVRRCEDPDEATTVTITDDDPLRLFRRFITTVLLTRDIAE, encoded by the coding sequence GTGAAGGTCTTCATCTCCTCCGACATGGAGGGCACCGCCGGGGTCGTGGACTGGTCGCAGTGCCAGGCCGGGCAGCCGGAGTACGAGTACTACCGCACGCTGCTGCAGGCCGAGGTCAACGCGGCCATCGAGGGCGCGCAGGAGGCGGGCGCCACGGAGTTCCTGGTCAACGACTCCCACTCCCGGATGCAGAACCTGCGCCCGGACACCCTGGCCGGGAACGCGCGCTACCTCTCCGGCCGGCACAAGCCGCTCTACATGATGCAGGGGCTCGACGAGTCCTTCGACGCCGTCTTCCTCGTCTCCTACCACGGCTCGATGTCGACGGCCTCGCCGCTCTCGCACACCTACAACCCGCGCGCCATCGCCGAGGTGCGGCTGGGCGGGACGGTGGTGGGCGAGTCCGGCATCAACGCGCTCGTCGCCCAGGCGTACGGCGTACCGGTGGTGCTGGTGACCGGCGACGACGTCACCGCCGCCGAGGCCGAGGCGGTCTGCCCGGGGATCCGCACCGCCGTGGTGAAGTCCGCGGTGTCCCGGTTCGCCGCCGAGAGCCTGCACCCGTCGGTGGCGCGCGAGCTGATCCGGGACCGGGCCCGTGAAGCGATCGCCGGCCTGGCCGACGCCACGCCCCCGCGGATCGCGCTGCCCGCCGCGCTCGCGGTGCGCTTCCGCAACGCCGACCTGGCCGAGATGGCCACCTGGGTCGACGGGGTACGCCGCTGCGAGGACCCCGACGAGGCCACCACGGTCACGATCACCGACGACGACCCGCTGCGGTTGTTCCGCCGCTTCATCACCACGGTGCTGCTCACCCGCGACATCGCCGAGTGA
- a CDS encoding heme oxygenase (biliverdin-producing), whose protein sequence is MDIDHQRPAPDEGPHLPLSVALREGSADEHRRAEGSAFVGDLLAGRATANQYAGYLQRLRVVYAALEAALRAHRAHPAVAAVYDEDLARTEALDLDLDHWAPGDRPAASPAAVAYRDRIETAAAVPELLVAHHYTRYLGDLSGGRMLAHALRAARDGDDVGLAFYDFPAVPKPVPYKRDYRDRLDALPLTGAQRRALVEEVRLAFRLNRGLLDEVASPAPA, encoded by the coding sequence ATGGACATCGACCACCAGCGCCCCGCCCCCGACGAGGGGCCGCACCTGCCGCTCTCGGTGGCCCTGCGCGAGGGGTCGGCCGACGAGCACCGCCGCGCCGAGGGCAGCGCGTTCGTGGGCGACCTGCTCGCGGGCCGCGCCACGGCGAACCAGTACGCCGGCTACCTGCAGCGGCTGCGCGTCGTCTACGCCGCGCTCGAGGCGGCGCTGCGCGCCCACCGCGCGCACCCGGCGGTGGCCGCGGTGTACGACGAGGACCTCGCCCGCACCGAGGCACTGGACCTCGACCTGGACCACTGGGCCCCCGGTGACCGACCCGCGGCGTCGCCGGCGGCGGTCGCCTACCGGGACCGGATCGAGACTGCCGCGGCCGTCCCCGAGCTGCTGGTGGCCCACCACTACACGCGCTACCTGGGCGACCTCTCCGGGGGCCGGATGCTCGCCCACGCGCTGCGGGCCGCCCGGGACGGCGACGACGTCGGCCTGGCGTTCTACGACTTCCCCGCGGTGCCCAAGCCGGTGCCCTACAAGCGGGACTACCGCGACCGCCTCGACGCGCTGCCGCTCACCGGCGCCCAGCGCCGCGCCCTGGTCGAGGAGGTCCGGCTGGCGTTCCGGCTCAACCGTGGCCTGCTCGACGAGGTGGCCTCGCCCGCGCCGGCCTGA
- a CDS encoding STAS domain-containing protein, protein MEQQQSYASSFDETAQVLTVRGDIDEAGGVALREEISKYSHDFERTITLNLTDVDYCPSLAVGVLATARRRAEESGVELGMIAAEGSIAQRVLTICGLDHTNA, encoded by the coding sequence GTGGAACAGCAGCAGTCCTATGCCTCCAGCTTCGACGAGACGGCCCAGGTGCTCACCGTGCGCGGGGACATCGACGAGGCGGGTGGTGTCGCCCTGCGTGAGGAGATCTCCAAGTACTCCCACGACTTCGAGCGCACCATCACCTTGAACCTCACCGACGTCGACTACTGCCCGAGCCTGGCGGTCGGGGTCCTGGCGACGGCCCGGCGCCGGGCCGAGGAGTCCGGGGTCGAGCTGGGCATGATCGCCGCCGAGGGCTCGATCGCCCAGCGGGTCCTGACCATCTGCGGGCTCGACCACACCAACGCCTGA
- a CDS encoding ATP-binding protein, which yields MTEGSRPAPSTRPAAHSEVHELPFGSGANAAARALLAAFAERQRLGQRVRQDAVLVLGELVANGVDHGRPDSQDGLEVSWHLDGVSLRLSVYDGGGTSVPHVVAPDPYAPRGRGLAMVAALSSSWWFEDTRGTRVTAVLDVE from the coding sequence GTGACCGAGGGCTCGCGCCCGGCGCCGTCGACCCGGCCCGCCGCCCACAGCGAGGTCCACGAGCTGCCGTTCGGCAGCGGGGCCAACGCCGCGGCCCGGGCCCTGCTGGCCGCGTTCGCCGAGCGGCAGCGACTGGGCCAGCGGGTCCGCCAGGACGCGGTCCTCGTGCTCGGCGAGCTGGTCGCGAACGGCGTGGACCACGGCCGCCCCGACAGCCAGGACGGCCTGGAGGTCTCCTGGCACCTCGACGGCGTCTCGCTGCGCCTGAGCGTGTACGACGGCGGCGGCACCTCGGTGCCGCACGTGGTCGCCCCCGACCCCTATGCCCCCCGCGGTCGCGGGTTGGCGATGGTGGCGGCGCTCTCCTCGAGCTGGTGGTTCGAGGACACCCGCGGCACCCGGGTCACCGCGGTCCTCGACGTCGAGTAG
- a CDS encoding STAS domain-containing protein: MFDRTFTADLTDQTLTVRGEVDDYGIIALRNLLAEHGSAPGARLVVDLSDVDYLPSVGVGVLTRGLGAARKAGAEIVLVARPGTVAQRVLMVCALPYRESLDEVSGQLSDEGPDTDLLA, encoded by the coding sequence GTGTTCGACAGGACCTTCACCGCAGACCTCACCGACCAGACGCTGACCGTCCGCGGCGAGGTGGACGACTACGGCATCATCGCGCTGCGCAACCTGCTCGCCGAGCACGGCAGCGCGCCGGGGGCGCGGCTGGTGGTGGACCTGAGCGACGTGGACTACCTGCCCAGCGTGGGGGTGGGCGTGCTCACCCGCGGCCTGGGCGCCGCGCGTAAGGCCGGCGCCGAGATCGTGCTGGTGGCCCGGCCGGGCACGGTCGCCCAGCGGGTGCTGATGGTCTGTGCGCTGCCCTACCGCGAGTCGCTCGACGAGGTCTCCGGCCAGCTCTCCGACGAGGGCCCCGACACCGACCTGCTGGCCTGA
- a CDS encoding SpoIIE family protein phosphatase encodes MTAAPQTGHTPAYGPVDLTNCEDEPIHIPGAIQPHGCLLALDPASLEVVVASANTGDLLGTEPAAAIGRPLADLLGATVATDVRRRWAEQAFDEPMIVRLTDTRDGALAGAEVDVSLHRSGERLVVEVEPLGRPRSVLLSYQSARAAMARLSAQTSVVGLGEQLAREVGEITDFDRVMVYRFDQDWNGEVIAEERRPDLNAFLGLHYPAADIPAQARQLYTVNWTRLIADVDYRPAPLEPVLDPGTRRPLDLSFSTLRSVSPIHLEYLRNMGVTASMSISLVVEGELWGLVACHHYSGPHRPSQDARAAAEFLGQVASQQIAERTRSDARERALERASTLGRIVGRAAATNAALDALLVDPELLALMDATGAALSYDGAMRTLGDVPDHRTVELVAHRLLDGQEGVAGFSDRLADLDPALARAEGLPPGALAVGVLPDRYLVWFRPEIEQTVDWGGDPRNKELAAAEDGTVRLSPRRSFEKWREIVSGRSCPWDEEDLEAARDLRDRVNGLLLRRSRDQIEVAESLQRSVLANVAPTLEGLDVAVRYASAASYQLGGDWWDCLVLDRERVAFVIGDVAGHGVSAVAAMTQVRAALRAYLFASNDLGHSLDQLDRFMSALLGDQIASAQIAVIDRRNRVIELASAGHPAPLLLPPDPEQPLRPVPRPVLGLGSGEAVVTAVEVPAGTTLVMFTDGVIERRGVDLFESLDQLARIADVGPGQEDLEVWLDRLLESLPEPGDDDRTVVAITVN; translated from the coding sequence ATGACCGCAGCACCGCAGACCGGGCACACGCCCGCCTACGGCCCCGTCGACCTCACCAACTGCGAGGACGAACCGATCCACATCCCCGGCGCCATCCAGCCGCACGGCTGCCTCCTCGCCCTCGACCCCGCCTCGCTCGAGGTGGTCGTCGCGTCGGCCAACACCGGCGACCTGCTCGGCACCGAGCCGGCCGCGGCGATCGGCCGCCCGCTGGCCGACCTGCTCGGCGCGACGGTCGCCACCGACGTACGCCGTCGGTGGGCCGAGCAGGCGTTCGACGAGCCGATGATCGTGCGGCTGACCGACACCCGCGACGGCGCGCTGGCCGGCGCCGAGGTGGACGTCAGCCTGCACCGGTCCGGGGAGCGCCTGGTGGTGGAGGTCGAGCCGCTCGGCCGGCCCCGCTCGGTGCTGCTGAGCTACCAGTCCGCGCGCGCGGCGATGGCCCGGCTCTCCGCCCAGACCTCGGTGGTCGGGCTCGGCGAGCAGCTGGCCCGCGAGGTCGGCGAGATCACCGACTTCGACCGGGTCATGGTCTACCGCTTCGACCAGGACTGGAACGGCGAGGTGATCGCGGAGGAGCGGCGCCCCGACCTCAACGCGTTCCTCGGCCTGCACTACCCGGCGGCCGACATCCCCGCCCAGGCCCGGCAGCTCTACACCGTCAACTGGACCCGGCTGATCGCCGACGTGGACTACCGGCCCGCCCCCCTCGAGCCGGTGCTGGACCCCGGCACGCGGCGGCCCCTGGACCTGTCCTTCTCCACGCTGCGCAGCGTCTCGCCGATCCACCTGGAGTACCTGCGCAACATGGGCGTGACCGCCTCGATGTCGATCTCGCTGGTCGTGGAGGGCGAGCTGTGGGGCCTGGTCGCGTGCCACCACTACTCCGGGCCGCACCGCCCCAGCCAGGACGCCCGGGCCGCCGCCGAGTTCCTGGGCCAGGTGGCCTCCCAGCAGATCGCCGAACGCACCCGCAGCGACGCCCGGGAGCGCGCGCTGGAGCGCGCCTCCACCCTCGGCCGGATCGTCGGGCGGGCGGCCGCCACCAACGCCGCGCTCGACGCGCTGCTCGTCGACCCCGAGCTGCTCGCGCTGATGGACGCCACCGGCGCGGCGCTGTCCTACGACGGAGCGATGCGCACGCTCGGCGACGTCCCCGACCATCGGACCGTGGAGCTGGTGGCGCACCGGCTGCTCGACGGACAGGAGGGGGTGGCCGGCTTCAGTGACCGGCTGGCCGACCTCGACCCGGCGCTGGCCCGAGCCGAGGGACTGCCCCCCGGGGCGCTCGCGGTCGGCGTGCTGCCGGACCGCTACCTGGTCTGGTTCCGCCCCGAGATCGAGCAGACCGTGGACTGGGGCGGCGACCCCCGGAACAAGGAGCTCGCCGCGGCCGAGGACGGCACGGTGCGGCTCTCGCCGCGCAGGTCGTTCGAGAAGTGGCGCGAGATCGTCAGCGGGCGCAGCTGCCCCTGGGACGAGGAGGACCTCGAGGCCGCACGCGACCTGCGCGACCGGGTCAACGGGCTGCTGCTGCGTCGCTCCCGCGACCAGATCGAGGTCGCCGAGTCGCTGCAGCGCAGCGTCCTGGCCAACGTGGCGCCCACGCTGGAGGGACTGGACGTCGCGGTGCGCTACGCCTCGGCCGCGTCCTACCAGCTCGGCGGCGACTGGTGGGACTGCCTGGTCCTCGACCGGGAGCGGGTCGCGTTCGTCATCGGCGACGTCGCCGGCCACGGGGTCTCCGCGGTGGCGGCGATGACCCAGGTCCGGGCCGCCCTGCGCGCCTACCTCTTCGCCAGCAACGACCTGGGGCACAGCCTCGACCAGCTGGACCGCTTCATGTCCGCGCTGCTCGGCGACCAGATCGCCTCGGCGCAGATCGCGGTCATCGACCGCCGGAACCGGGTGATCGAGCTGGCCAGCGCCGGCCACCCGGCGCCGCTGCTGCTGCCGCCGGACCCCGAGCAGCCGCTGCGGCCGGTGCCGCGACCGGTGCTGGGGCTCGGCAGCGGCGAGGCCGTGGTCACCGCGGTGGAGGTCCCGGCCGGCACCACGCT